A genomic window from Luteolibacter sp. LG18 includes:
- a CDS encoding alpha-L-fucosidase, producing MSFVSRLVPALPVFALLSSAWAATPPAPFGAVPAERQVAWQRMEYYAFVHFGLNTWTDREWGYGDEDPKLFNPSSFDARAIVRQFKEAGMTGVVLTAKHHDGFCLWPTKTTDRNISKSGWQGGKGDLVRDFSQACKAEGLKFGVYVSPWDRSQAEYGKDGYVKVFHEQIREVLSNYGPIFEIWFDGANGGDGWYGGAKETRKIPANYYDFPKIVEMVRKLQPQCVVWGAGTSGDARWGGSEQGHVAYPHWATLDSKRGGNGATGLAHGDRWVPAEGDTSIRHGWFWHQREDAQVKSSEKLLQVWFDCVGRGANLILNVPPNRTGQLSAPDIASLKGFRELRESMLSKDFARGAKAGGPFRGNDAKFAPGNLTDGNIDSYWTVDDGNNTPSVEIRFAAPATFDVIRLREQIRLGQRVEGFAIDAWQGNDWKEVHKGSTIGNQVLARLGTSCTTDRLRLRITASPAVPCLSELAVFQAPVVLVAPTIARDDAGKLTLAAQGGSIRYTTDGSEPGASSSEYKEPVDLPSGGVVKARVVAGDKLGPVASRALGMTKSAWKVVSMTAGDAKNAIDENPKTLWQTHPASGELPPPQGFVIDLGGEVKISAFTYLPRQDGVAHGMTDRYRFEVSRDGQSWTQAAEGEFSNIKANPLEQTVPLQAPVTARYFRFTGLHAVEKNHVTAAEIGLIPAP from the coding sequence ATGTCTTTTGTCTCCCGCCTCGTGCCTGCCCTTCCCGTCTTCGCCCTGCTCTCCAGCGCCTGGGCGGCCACCCCTCCGGCTCCCTTCGGGGCGGTTCCCGCCGAGCGGCAGGTGGCCTGGCAGCGGATGGAATACTACGCGTTCGTCCATTTCGGCCTGAACACCTGGACCGACCGCGAGTGGGGCTATGGCGACGAGGACCCGAAGTTGTTCAATCCCTCGTCCTTCGACGCCCGCGCGATCGTCCGCCAGTTCAAGGAGGCGGGCATGACCGGGGTGGTGCTGACGGCGAAGCATCACGACGGGTTCTGCCTGTGGCCTACCAAGACCACCGACCGCAACATTTCGAAAAGCGGCTGGCAGGGCGGCAAGGGTGACCTCGTCCGCGACTTCTCCCAGGCCTGCAAGGCGGAGGGGCTGAAATTCGGCGTCTATGTTTCGCCCTGGGACCGCAGTCAGGCGGAATACGGCAAGGACGGCTACGTGAAGGTCTTCCATGAGCAGATCCGCGAGGTGCTGAGCAACTACGGGCCCATCTTCGAGATTTGGTTCGATGGCGCGAACGGCGGCGACGGCTGGTACGGCGGCGCGAAGGAAACGCGGAAGATCCCGGCGAACTACTATGACTTCCCGAAAATCGTCGAGATGGTCCGAAAGCTCCAGCCGCAGTGCGTGGTGTGGGGCGCGGGGACCTCGGGCGACGCGCGCTGGGGTGGCTCCGAGCAGGGTCACGTGGCCTACCCGCACTGGGCGACGCTGGATTCGAAGCGTGGCGGCAATGGGGCGACCGGCCTTGCCCACGGCGACCGCTGGGTGCCCGCGGAAGGGGACACCTCGATCCGTCACGGCTGGTTCTGGCACCAGCGCGAGGACGCCCAGGTGAAGAGTTCCGAGAAGCTCCTGCAGGTGTGGTTTGATTGTGTCGGCCGCGGTGCGAACCTCATTCTCAACGTCCCGCCGAACCGCACCGGGCAGCTCAGTGCTCCGGACATCGCCTCGCTGAAGGGCTTCCGCGAGCTACGGGAATCGATGCTTTCGAAGGACTTCGCCCGCGGCGCGAAAGCGGGCGGACCGTTCCGTGGGAATGACGCGAAGTTCGCTCCCGGCAATCTCACCGATGGCAACATCGACAGCTACTGGACCGTGGACGACGGCAACAACACCCCGTCCGTGGAGATCCGTTTCGCCGCTCCGGCGACCTTCGACGTGATCCGCCTGCGCGAGCAGATCCGGCTCGGCCAGCGCGTCGAGGGCTTTGCGATCGACGCGTGGCAGGGCAATGATTGGAAGGAAGTTCACAAGGGTTCCACCATCGGCAACCAGGTGTTGGCGCGTCTGGGCACGAGCTGCACCACCGACCGCCTGCGTCTCCGCATCACCGCCTCGCCCGCGGTGCCGTGCCTCAGTGAGCTCGCGGTGTTCCAGGCACCCGTCGTGCTGGTGGCTCCCACGATCGCGCGCGATGACGCGGGGAAACTCACCCTCGCCGCGCAGGGGGGATCGATCCGCTACACCACCGATGGCTCGGAGCCGGGCGCGTCCTCCTCGGAATACAAGGAACCGGTGGATCTGCCCTCCGGCGGCGTGGTGAAGGCCCGCGTGGTGGCCGGGGACAAGCTCGGGCCGGTGGCATCCCGCGCGCTGGGGATGACGAAGTCCGCATGGAAGGTGGTCTCGATGACCGCGGGCGACGCGAAGAACGCCATCGACGAAAACCCGAAGACGCTATGGCAAACGCACCCGGCCTCCGGTGAGCTGCCGCCGCCGCAGGGTTTCGTGATCGACCTCGGCGGTGAGGTGAAAATCTCCGCCTTCACCTACCTGCCGCGCCAGGATGGCGTGGCCCACGGCATGACCGACCGCTACCGTTTCGAGGTCAGCCGCGATGGCCAGTCATGGACGCAGGCGGCGGAAGGGGAGTTCTCCAACATCAAGGCGAACCCGCTGGAACAGACCGTGCCCTTGCAAGCGCCGGTCACCGCCCGCTACTTCCGCTTCACCGGCCTGCACGCCGTGGAGAAGAACCACGTCACAGCGGCGGAGATCGGCCTAATTCCCGCGCCCTAA